From the genome of Planktothrix serta PCC 8927:
GAATTCGTCGCAAAAAAATGATGATCAAATTGTTCAGAAAGCCAAAGAATTAGTCCTTCTAGTTCTGAATCGTTAGGGATTTTTCCAATTCCCATTAAATCATCCCCTTGAACAATTACCGCGCCTTCCGCCCCGACTAATTTCAGGAGATTGTTTTGATTTTGAAGTAAGGCGTCGGTAACACTTCCGGCCTGAGCAATAATATCAGTAAATTGGGTTTGTAGGGATTTCAAAGAAAATTTATAGTCTAAATTTTCATTTTCTTCTTTACAGGGTAATTCTAAAGACATCGCTTGCCCTAAAAATTCACAGACTATTCTTAGATCATAGGATATAAATTTAGGGCTATAATGATGACAAGCAATTAATCCCCACAGTTGATTGTTTTTAACAATAGAAATGGACAGAGATGCACCTACGCCCATATTGTGTAAATATTCAATATGAATTGGGGAGACACTACGGAGAACACTAAAGCTTAAGTCCAGGGGATCTTCTGGCTGATTAGACGGACTAGAAACAAGGGGAATAGGTTGATAGTTAATATCAGGAATTAATCGTAATCCATTCAGGACATAAAGTTTTTTTGCTTGTTGAGGAATATCAGAATCAGGATAATGTAATCCGAAATAAGGTTCTAATTCTTCTGGTTTATCTTCTGCTATTACTGTTCCTGAGCCATCAGTTTCAAACCGATAGACCATGACTCGATCAAACCCCGTAATTTTTCGGATTTGTTGGACTAAAACAGTACACATTTGATGAAGGGTTGTTGTTTTCTGCATTTTCAACAACGCCCCTTTGGTAAGTTCATAAAACCTAAAAAAATCGGGTGTTTCTAAAGCACTTGAGGGTTCTAATTCTAAAATAAAATAATCTTGAGGAGATTGATGAATAATCCCCTGAAAAAATTTGATATCTTGGTTTACCTGCAAATGAATTTTAACCGGATTGACCTGTTCAAAGATTTTCCCTAAACAGGCTTGAATTGCTAATAGTTCTTTGGGGGTTAGAAGCCAGGAAAGGGGTTGTCCTAAACACTGTTCTGTAGATATACCTAAATGAACCTCTGTATTAGCGCTAACTTGAAGAATATTGAGGTCAGGATTGGATAATACAAACAGAACACCGTGAGATTGAATTGCACCCGGAATATGAATCGCTTCTCGATCACAATTGGTTAAACTTAAAGGTTCGTTAGCAGGTAAGTTGGTCAAGCTCATGGTTGTCTGAGTTTTGAATGGATATAATCACTAAGATACACCTGAAATGGCGATTAAATATTCCCCGAAGAGTGGTATAATCAAACTGGAGATTATGCAGGATTTCCAACAAATCATTCTACAAGTCCAGGATCGAGGGATTGGAATTCCTGAA
Proteins encoded in this window:
- a CDS encoding ATP-binding protein, with protein sequence MSLTNLPANEPLSLTNCDREAIHIPGAIQSHGVLFVLSNPDLNILQVSANTEVHLGISTEQCLGQPLSWLLTPKELLAIQACLGKIFEQVNPVKIHLQVNQDIKFFQGIIHQSPQDYFILELEPSSALETPDFFRFYELTKGALLKMQKTTTLHQMCTVLVQQIRKITGFDRVMVYRFETDGSGTVIAEDKPEELEPYFGLHYPDSDIPQQAKKLYVLNGLRLIPDINYQPIPLVSSPSNQPEDPLDLSFSVLRSVSPIHIEYLHNMGVGASLSISIVKNNQLWGLIACHHYSPKFISYDLRIVCEFLGQAMSLELPCKEENENLDYKFSLKSLQTQFTDIIAQAGSVTDALLQNQNNLLKLVGAEGAVIVQGDDLMGIGKIPNDSELEGLILWLSEQFDHHFFATNSLSEVYPPAASFQDVASGLLAICITKIQRNFVLWFRPEQLQYVNWAGNPDKPKQIEADGSFTIFPRKSFALWRETVLGKSLPWQPFEIEGAIELRSALVGIILRKADELAAINLELQRSNSELDSFVYIASHDLKEPLRGIHNYSTFLLEDYSQVLDQEGISKLETLVRLTKRMEDLINSLLHFSRLGRQELNLNPLDLNELIPGIVEVFRMSYRAEQIDIKIPRSFPMIRGDKNLIQEIFTNLISNGLKYNDHATKGIEIGYLDPEPVLDQEEKFFLTFYIRDNGIGIPEKHYETIFRIFKRLHAPGKYGGGTGAGLTIVKKIIERHGGILWLNSIAGEGTTFYFTLPY